In the Dolichospermum flos-aquae CCAP 1403/13F genome, CCTGGGTATCTACTGGATGTAAAATATATCTACCATCTTGCAAATAACGGACTTCTAGACTACTATCATAGGGATCATAAGTCACATAAGTGGGTATTTGGAGAATCTGCTCGTAAAAATGCAGTTTACCATAGGGAGGTGTTGATCTAATGGATAGTTCTCCTCCCTCTGCTTCTGAGAGAAATTCCATCACAATTGTCACTGCTGCACCATCTGTATTAGGGGTATAACTACGACGAATTACCCCCTCTGGTACAGAATGTACTTGAGGAACATAAAACCAGTCTGGAGCTTTGACGACAATTTTTTTATTAACTGTTGCTACCAGCCCCAAATTCGAGCCAATCAACATTTCTGGCTGGATATATCCTGAACCTCCCAAAGCATCGGTTAAAGCCGCTGCGAGGGCGGGTTGTTGAATATTTTCCACAGGATCATCTGGTAATATAAAATTAGCTGGTAGAGGTTCCCAGGTGATGGTTGTTTTAGCTTTGATAGACGGGGCTTCGAGTACCATTATATTAACCCTCAACCAGAAATGTTTGTGCAAATTAACTAACAGTATATCAAGGGTTGAGACTTATTCTTTTGCCAAGTTAGTTCGCTCTTCCCTGTTCTGAAGATTAACCCATTGGTGCAGATTACTGAATCGTTTTCCTAAGTTATTAATTAAAGGTTTTTACTGATGTCCACAATTAATTGATCTAGTTCGCTGATTTCACCTAAGAGGATGTTTGAAAAGTGGTATTCCGTAATTTTCATCACATTGCTACCCCCCTTTCCCCTTGTAAAGGGGGGAAACAATAAAAATCCAGTTCCCTCCCCTTTACAAGGGGAGGGTTAGGGTGGGGTAAAAAATATTTGATACATCAACGATAACTTTTCAAACACCCTCTAATAACCCAAGTTGCGGGTAATAAAATGCTGGATTGTTTGTAGAGTTTGAATTGGGAAGAAAGGCATCAAAAACTAACGATAGCTCTAAAGTCGGTTAAAACCGACTGGGTGGTTCAAAAATTATTGGAGATGTCTATTGAATTTACGTTTTGTCCAAACACCAATACCAAAAAGAATTGTACTACCTAATACTGGCAAGGTATCAGTTTCCCAAGGAACAGCCTGAACTTGAACGTTACTTAGTGCGAGAGTTGATACCCCCATTGAATCTGTAACATCCAAAACGCCCATTGCAACTTGATAATTGCCAGAGGTTGGAAAGGTATAGCTATAAGGACTACTACCAGACAAGACGGCGATCTCATTATTAATGGACACAAAAGCCTGATCCTGATCTGATGTGTCAAATGTCCAGTTAAAGTTCAACTTATCACCCGCATTAAAGGTGTTTGCAGCTATTGGTTTATCAACGGAAGAAGCACAAAGTAAATTCGGCCTGGGGGGTGCGGAATGTGGGATACATTTTCGCAGTTTTTGACCCCTTTTTTTCTTTTCTTTATGAGAAATCCGGGCAAAAAGACAGAAAAATTATTATTGCAACTGTTCCCAAATTCTTTGACAGGGTTCCATAATTAGCCCCTGAAAAATTGATTGAGTTGATGGGTGAATGTCTACTTTGTACAAAGATAAAAGACCTGTAGGACTTTTAAGATTTAACTCTCTTCGGGTAAGAGATAATGCCTGCGCTCGATGGAGTTCCACGGCTTGGAGTAAACCTGGATAACTCAAATTACGTAAAGCTAATTGACTATTTTTAGTGATATATATGGCATCATTTTGGAAAAGATATTCTAAGCTGATCAGGCTAGCATATACATCCACATCTTTTTCTATCCCTCCTAAACGGTGAGCATCTAAGCCAAAGCGAATGCAGAAATTGACAGCTACCAACTTCCCAGCTTCTTGAGCAGGTAAAGTGCAAGCTGCAAACTCAAACCCTAGGCTATCAGATCGCCATTCCTCTACACCAGAATTGGTATAGTTTCGGAAAATTTTATGCTTTAACTTGAAGTTAAATCCCAAACCACTCGCATGTCCTGCTTCATAAACTTGAGTATCTAGGTGGCGATAGCGTTCACCATTGATTTCGTCTTCTAACGGACCTAATAGTAAATTAGCTGTTTCATATTCAAATATTTTTTGGATACATTCGTGGCTGGAACCTAAAAAACGTCGTCGCTGCTCCTTTGCATTGTTTAATGCAGGACCACAAACACTATTAAGTCCCTTTAGGGCTGGGTTACTGACAATTCAAAGTAAAGTTACACCACCATCCACAGGCAAAATCACCCCTGTGAGATAGGGATTAGTAATTACACTTAACACTGCTTGCGCGATTTCTTCAGGTTGACCAAGATGCTCGACAGGTAAGGCGGCGATCGCCCATTTTGTCAGGTCTGAGCGTTCAGATTCGCTTTGACTGCTCCAGATACTTGTATCTTCTATCAGTCCAGGCGCAATCACGTTGACCCGAATCGGTGCAATTTCTAAGGCCAGTGAGCGCCCAAACACCGCAACAGCACCATTCGCTGCGGCGATAGCGGAAATCCCCCCCATTTTTGAAGATTTGAAGATAGTGACACTGGATGTGAGAGTAATAGAGCCGTCAGGCGCTATATTTTTCAACGATCCACGCACAGCCAAGAACGTCCCCCAGAATTTATCCATCGCACCTTGAGCCGTTTGGGTGGTCATCTCTGCTAAAAGCGAGCGCGGCATATTTCTGTCTCCCATCGCCGTTACAATCAAATGATCGAAGTTGCCGATCTGCTCAAAAAAACCATTGACTGCATCCTCATTCAACAAATCAACAGTTTTACCCTCAATTCCCAGAGAAACCAACGCCATTGCCTCATTTAATTTCTCTTGAGATGAGTGGGAAAGTACAACTTTTGCCCCCATTTCTACCATTTTTTTGGCGATCGCCAGATCAATCCCTGAGCTTATACCAATAATCACCACTTTTTTGCCTGATAGCAACTGAAACATTGTCTTACCTCATCAAATAAAAACAGAACAAAATATCACAGTAAGTTTACTGGCTTCTTTACTGAAACCAACAAATAATCTATAGATGAAGAATCTAGCAAAGCATCTATAGCAACCACATTGAAATTATAAGTTTCTTCATCTATCTTTCCTGTGTTAAATTCCTCTATAATCGAAGATTTTAAATCTCGGTAGTGTATTTTCCAGCATACCTCTGTCGCTTCCACAAATTCTATTGGCTGAAATCCTGCTTGTTGATAAAGACGTTTATAATCTTCAATATCTTTATCTTTGACAATATTTTCAGGAACAATCAAATCACCAAAATACTTTGTAGTGTCGAAAATGAGATCGGCGAGGATCAGATTTCCCCCTGGCTTCAATACTCGCATTGCCTCTTTCAGAAACTTCTCTCTTGTGTTAAAGTAAAAAGCAGCCTCCACACAGATAATGTTATCAAAAAAATCATCCTCAAATTCCATCTGCACAGCATCCATGCAAATAAATTTGCAGCCTGGCGCATTAACTATACTTCTTTCGATTTGTTTTCTGGAAATATTAATGCCCACAACATCCGCAGGGGAATAATAGTTAAGGAGATGACTGGTAGTTGCTCCCAAACCGCAACCAACATCGAGGATATTTCCCTGCTTTCTTGGAATAAATTCTAACAGCTTTTCCATCAGATTAAAACAGGCTTCATGCTGATTTTGAGTATCTGAGTGCCAATAACCCACATTGAAAAACTCTTTTTCACCATAGTAATCTCTAGTCGAGGTATTTAAAATTAAACTGTCAAATATACCGATAAATTCGTTTTTATCCATTTTTACTCACACTTGTTTATATTGGTTTTCATTGTGATCAACCCCACTCATCATTTAGATGTTTGCTTGTGCTTGCTGAATACAAGTTTTCAACTTTTCGGCTAAAACCTGGACATGGGGTTCAACCATAATTGTGATATGGTTTCCGAGGACAAAATGAATATCAACTGGCTCGCTAGAAAACTCACTCCAGCCCAAGGATAAATCCTGTGAAACCTCAGCATTTAAATAACCATTAGGGTCTTCTGGTAGATCCTCATTAGCGCGGAGAATTGTCAATTTACCTGAATAAGGCTGTTTTGGTACATAATCAACTAGACATAAACAACTATTTTTATAAGCTTGGACGATATTTGTCAACTGGGTAATTTCAGCATTTGGAGGCAGCATATTAGCCATTTTGAAATACTGTAAAACGTATTTTAGTTGCTCATCCACAGTCAAAGATTGCAGAGTATCATAAGAAATATCCACATTCTTTTCTAAATAAACTTCTATGCCTTTGCTCACTTCAACTAACCACCTCGCATGATCCCAATTAATATAATCAATCAGCATTTGTTTATCTTTATAGGTTGGTGCTGAAGAATCAACTATTGCCAACAAAGCAACTTCCTGTCCCTGGTTACGCAACTGTTGAGCCATTTCAAAAGCTACATTTCCCCCATAAGAATGTCCGCCTAAAAAGTATGGTCCCTGTGGCTGAACAGCTTGCATGGCTTCAATGTAAATACTAGCCATATCCTCAATATGAGTAATCGCACCTAATTCCTGATACAGATTATTTTCAAAACTGTATAACGGTTGATCATCTCCTCAGGGCAAGCGCATCTTATTTTTAGAATGCTTACTGGACAAAGGTTTTGACGATTGTTAATTTTTGTAACTAAAGGTTGAAACCCTTGCTGGGCATGGATTACAGAATTTAGGTGCGTTTGCCCTGATCATCTCCTAAACAACGTCCTAAGTGATAGAAGTAAAAAGGTCTACCCCCTGCACCGGGAACACAGAAGAAAGGTAAGTTTGAACCATTGGGCTGAATTGCTACTAAACAAGATGGAGAAGAATCATCGGATTCTTTTTGGATAATTGCTGCTAACTGTTCTATTGTGGGGTTTTGAAACAGGTCTTTTACAGGAATATCTTTACCAATCTGCTGCTTAATTTGAGTCATTAAGTAGGGAGCTAAAAGAGAATGACCACCCAAATCAAAAAAGTTATCCTGTACCCCAATTTTGTCAACTTTAAGAATATTCGACCAGATTTGCAGCAGTTTCAATTCCAATTGATTACGCACTTCGATAAATCTATCGGAGTTACTGGTGTGAGCAGGTGCTTTCAAGGCGTGGCGGTCTATTTTACCATTAGGAGTAAGTGGTAAAGAGTCCAACATCACAAAAGCACTTGGTATCATGTATCCAGGTAGTTTATTGCCAAGAAACTGACGCAGTTCGCTAGTTGTGAGTGTGACATCTTTTTGCGGCACAATATAGGCGACTAACTGCTTACTTCGGCTACGCTCAGTACAAGTCTCACCTGGGGTATCTTCGCGGACAATGACGCAAGATATTTGCACATCCTCATGTTGACTAAGTACGGCTTCAATTTCGCCTAATTCAATGCGGAAGCCACGAATTTTAACTTGATGATCAATGCGTCCCAAGTATTCGATATTGCCATCAGGTAAATAGCGTGCCAAGTCCCCGGTTTTATATAATTTTGAATGATCAAAAGGATTGGGGATAAATTTCTCTTGGGTTAACTCTGGTCGGTTGAGATAGCCGCGTGCTAAACCTGCTCCACCAACGTGTAACTCTCCTGGTACACCAATCGGTACAGGTTGTAAGTTTTGGTCTAACAAATAGATTTGTGTATTAGAAATTGCCCGACCAATGGGGATTGTTGTGGCGATCGCCATCTGTCGAAATTGCGCCGTTTGTTCTTCTGTAGATAACCCCTGTAAATCCTCGATTTGCCAGGTTACTGTTGAGGGCGACTGCGGACATCCCCCACGAATATCTTACCTTGAGAGGCGATCGCTGTCATTGCCCCTTCTAAAACCTGTAACAGATAGTCCACACTGGGAAAATACTGTACTACTGAGTTGACAACCACCGTATCAAAGACTCCTTGGGGGATACCTTCAAAGTTATCTGCTGTTTTGTGTAGCAGGCGGACATTTTCTAGACCCTGGATCTCCCCACATAATCGCTCCAGATTGCGAATAGTTGCTGAGGAATAATCCGCTCCCCAATATTCTTGACAATAGGGAGCAACGCGAAATAGCAATAACCCACTACCGCAACCAATTTCTAACACTCGCTGTGGTTTCCCTAGCAAAATTCGGCTCACCGTACTCTCAACCCACTCCCGCATTTCTGAATCGGGAATGGCTTTGCCAGTATAACTACTGTTCCAACCACTAATATTGAAGGTGGGGTCATCTGTTGGGGTTTGCTGTTGGCTATAGGATTGTTCATAGAGTTTTTGCCAATCACTAACATACTCGCCTTGCCATTGCGCCAACTGTTCTGGTAAAACTTGACCCTGGAGAGCCGGAACTAAATAAGCCACCAGACGTTTATCACCAGGGATGTCTTCTCTTGCTATGACGACACTTTCCTGTACTAAGGGGTGTTGGCTTGCAACTGCTTCAATTTCACCCAGTTCTATGCGAAAACCCCGAATCTTCACTTGATTGTCGATGCGTCCCAGGTATTCAATCGTCCCATCCGCTAAATAACGACCTAAATCCCCGGTTTTATACAATTTTGATGGGCCAAAGGGATTGGAGATAAATTTCTCTTGGGTTAATTCTGGTCGGTTGAGATAGCCTCTGGCTACCCCAACGCCAGCAATATGTAATTCTCCTGGTACACCAATCGGTACAGGCTGTAACTGGGAGTCTAAAATGTAAACTTGGACGTTGGCAATGGGACGACCAATGGTAACTTTTGGGTCGAAAGGGGTGCATTTTGCCAGAGTTGCACAGACGCTTCCTTCTGTCGGTCCATAAGCATTAAAGAAATTGCGCCCCGCTGACCATTGTTTGATAAGTTCAACCGCACAGGCTTCTCCCGCGACAATTATGGTTTGCAGGGTAGTCAGTTCGACTTTATGCAGAACAGCTAATGCCGATGGTGGTAGGGTGATATGGGTAATGGCATAATCTCGTAATCGCTCAATTAAGGGCGTACCGGGCATTAGAGAATCTTTGCTTCCTAGATAAAGTGTCCCTCCCGATCCCAAGGACATCAAAATTTCTGATATACAAGCATCAAAACTCAAGGAAGCAAACTGGAGAATCGACTATCAGAATGCAAACCAAAAGCCTGAATCTGAGCTTGAGCTAGGTTGCACAATCCTTGATGCTCAACCATTACCCCTTTCGGTTTACCTGTAGATCCAGAAGTATAAATTACATTGGCTAAGTTAGCAGCAGTGACGATTCCCGTGAGATTTTCTTGGCTGTTTTGGGCAATTTGTTGCCAAATTTCATCTAAAAATACAGTTTTGGCTGGATGTTGGGGTAATTTTTCAATGAGTGTCCATTGGGTCAGCAGTAACGAAACTTGACTGTCCTCTAACATCAAGCTCAGACGTTCTTGGGGATACTCAGGGTCAAGCGGCACGTAAGCACCGCCTGCTTTGAGAATTCCTAAAATTCCCACGAGCATTAAGGGCGATCGCTCTACACAAATCCCCACCAACTGCTCGGTTTTTAGCCCCAAAGACCGCAGGTAGTGAGCTAACTGATTAGCGCGATTGTTCAACTGTGCATAGGTCAGTTGTTGATTTCCACAGACTACTGCGACTACATCGGGAGTCTGTTGTGCCTGTTCTTCTACTAATTGATGAATACACTTGTGGTAGGGATCATCGGTTTGGGTATCATTCCATTCCCTTAATAGTTGGCGATCGCCCTCTGTTAGCAAGGGTAGTAAAGCCACCGATTGTTGGGAATTGTCAACAATTGCCCCTAATAAAGTTACAAAATTTTGCATCATCCGGGCAATAGTTGTCCCATCAAACAAATCCCTGTTATACGAGCAAAAGCCTCCCAGACCTTCTGGTACGTCCCACAAGTAAACTTCTAGGTCAACTCGAACCGAGTCCAGTCCTGAAGGCATATCCTGGACCCTGACACCAGGAAAATCCCAAGGCGCAGTTGGCGCATTCTGGAGGGCAAATACCACCTGCGTCAAGGGATTGCGATCCAAGTTCCGCTCCAGTTGCAACTCTTCCACTAACATTTCAAAGGGTAAATCCTGATGCTCGTAGGCGTTTTGAGTAACTTTTCGCACCTGCGCTAGTAAGGCTTCAAAGCTCGGTTCTGGGGAAAGATCGAATCTTAGCGCCAATGTATTGACAAAAAAGCCAATTAATGGTTCGATTTCTTGGCGATTGCGATTAGCGATCGGTGAGCCAACCACCAAATCTGTTTGTCCACTGTAACGAGACAGTAACACCACAAAACCCGCCAACAGTGTCATAAACAGAGTGCTTCCAGACTTTTGAGAGAGCTTTTTCAGCTGCTGGGTTAGCTGGCTATCTAGTTGCAGTTGCTCTGTACCGCCTCGGAAAGTTTGTATAGCTGGGCGGGGGCGGTCTGTGGGTAATTCTAATAGAGGTGGCGCACCTGTTAACTGTTGCTTCCAGTAGCTTAATTGACGCTCTAATACCTGATTTGTCAGCCACTGACGCTGCCAGACAGCGAAATCGGCATACTGTATAGATAATTCTGGTAATTCAACAGAACTACCCATTGAAAAGCTGCGGTAATAGGCTGAGAGTTCATCGATCAAAATGCCCATTGACCAACCATCAGCTGCAATATGATGAATTGCTAGTAGCAATACATACTCGTCGGGCGCAACTTGCCAAAGCTTGACTCGCAGCACTGAACCATTAGCCAAATCGAAGGGTTTACAGGCTTCTGCTGTCGCCAGTTCCTCTACTTGTTTGGTGGGGTCTTGGAGATTTTGTAAATCCACCACTGGTAGGGTGATGGTCATACTGGGTGCGATCGCCTGCACTGGCTTATTATCCTTAATCTTAAACTGAGTCCGCAGAGGTTCATGGCGTTGCGCGATCGCCGCAAAAGCTTGCTCTAAAGCTTTGACATTGAGATTCCCCACCAGCCGCATGGTGAAATCTATTGTGTAAGCACTACTTTCACCTTCCAACTGATTTACAAACCACAGGCGTTCCTGCGCCCACGATAGAGGTATGTCTCTGTCTCGGTCAACAGGTGCGATGGCTGGCACCGTCAAACCTGAACCAGTTTCTAGCTGACTTAAAATCGCCTCACTTAACTGAGCAACTGTCGGTGATTCAAAGATATAGCGTAACGGTAACGAAATCTTAAAAGCTTCCTGCAAGCGAGAAATTACCTGAGTTGCTAGTAGAGAATGTCCTCCAAGTTCAAAGAAGTTATCGTCAATGCCTACTTGCTCTAACCTCAGCACTTGAGTCCAAATGAGTGCTAATTTTTCCTCAATGGGGTTACGGGGTGCAACAAATTTGTCTGCTATTTCACTGTGTAAATCTGGTGCTGGTAGGGCGCGGCGGTCTATTTTTCCATTTGGTGTTATCGGTAAAGACTCCAGGATTACAAAAGCCTGGGGCACCATGTATCCAGGTAGTTTATTGCCAAGAAACTGACGCAGTTCGCTAGTTGTGAGTGTGACATTTTTTTCCGGCACAATATAGGCGACTAACTGCTTACTTCGGCTACCCTCAGTACAAGTCTCACCAGGGGTATCTTCGCTGACAATGACGCAAGATATTTGCACATCCTCATGTTGACTAAGTACGGCTTCAATTTCGCCTAATTCAATGCGGAAGCCACGAATTTTAACTTGATGATCGATGCGTCCCAAGTATTCTATATTGCCATCAGGTAAATAGCGTGCCAAGTCCCCGGTTTTATATAATTTTGAATTGTCAAAGGGATTGGGGATAAATTTCTCTTGGGTTAACTCTGGTCGGTTGAGATAGCCGCGTGCTAAACCTGCTCCACCAATGTGCAATTCTCCTGGTACACCGATGGGTACTGGCTGTAAGTGTGAGTCTAAGATGTAGATTTGCGCGTTGGCGATTGGACGACCGATGGAGATTTTCTGATCAGCATCAGTACATTTTGCTACTGTAGAACAGACACTGGCTTCTGTCGGACCGTAGGCATTGAAGAAATTTCTGCCCACAGACCATTGTCTGATGAGTTCACCAGAACAAGCTTCTCCAGCAACAATTATTGTTTGCAACGCCGGGAGTTCTTCCGTCGGGAGAACTGCCAGTGCTGATGGTGGTAAGGTGACATGGGTAATGCAATAATTGCGTAATCGCTCAATTAACGGCATACCCGGTAATAAAGAGTCTTTTGTTCCTAAGTAAAGTGTTGCCCCTGATCCCAGAGCCATGACAACTTCCCAGATAGAAGCATCAAAACTGAGGGAAGCAAACTGGAGAATGCAGCTATCAGAATGCAAACCAAAAGTTTGCATCTGAGCTTGAGCTAGGTTGCATAATCCCTTATGCTCAACCATTACACCTTTAGGTTTACCTGTTGAACCGGAAGTGTAAATTACATTCGCTAGATGAAAAGCCGTCACCCCACTGGTAGGATTATCTTGATTATTTTGGACAATTTCTTCCCATATCTCATCCAAACAAACAAGCTGCGCTTGATGCGATTGTAATTTGTCCAGGAGTGACTGTTGGGTTAATAGTACCTTCACCTGGGCATCTTCAAGGATAAAGCTCAAACGCTCTTGGGGATACTCTGGGTCAAGTGGTACATAAGCTCCACCCGCTTTGAGAATTGCAAGTAGTCCCACGATCATTTCTAAAGAACGCTCTACACAAATACCCACCAGTACATCTGCTCCCACTCCATGAGAGCGCAAATAGTGCGCCAACTGATTAGCGCGACAATTCAACTCGTGATATGTCAGTTGTTGCTCTTCAAATACCACCGCCACAGCATCCGGGTTGCGCTCTACCTTCTCCTCAAACAAATGATGAATGCACAAATCATGGGGATAGTCTACTTGTGTATCATTCCACTCAATTAATAAT is a window encoding:
- a CDS encoding thioesterase domain-containing protein, whose product is MASIYIEAMQAVQPQGPYFLGGHSYGGNVAFEMAQQLRNQGQEVALLAIVDSSAPTYKDKQMLIDYINWDHARWLVEVSKGIEVYLEKNVDISYDTLQSLTVDEQLKYVLQYFKMANMLPPNAEITQLTNIVQAYKNSCLCLVDYVPKQPYSGKLTILRANEDLPEDPNGYLNAEVSQDLSLGWSEFSSEPVDIHFVLGNHITIMVEPHVQVLAEKLKTCIQQAQANI
- a CDS encoding SDR family oxidoreductase, producing the protein MFQLLSGKKVVIIGISSGIDLAIAKKMVEMGAKVVLSHSSQEKLNEAMALVSLGIEGKTVDLLNEDAVNGFFEQIGNFDHLIVTAMGDRNMPRSLLAEMTTQTAQGAMDKFWGTFLAVRGSLKNIAPDGSITLTSSVTIFKSSKMGGISAIAAANGAVAVFGRSLALEIAPIRVNVIAPGLIEDTSIWSSQSESERSDLTKWAIAALPVEHLGQPEEIAQAVLSVITNPYLTGVILPVDGGVTLL
- a CDS encoding class I SAM-dependent methyltransferase, which codes for MDKNEFIGIFDSLILNTSTRDYYGEKEFFNVGYWHSDTQNQHEACFNLMEKLLEFIPRKQGNILDVGCGLGATTSHLLNYYSPADVVGINISRKQIERSIVNAPGCKFICMDAVQMEFEDDFFDNIICVEAAFYFNTREKFLKEAMRVLKPGGNLILADLIFDTTKYFGDLIVPENIVKDKDIEDYKRLYQQAGFQPIEFVEATEVCWKIHYRDLKSSIIEEFNTGKIDEETYNFNVVAIDALLDSSSIDYLLVSVKKPVNLL
- a CDS encoding class I SAM-dependent methyltransferase; translation: MREWVESTVSRILLGKPQRVLEIGCGSGLLLFRVAPYCQEYWGADYSSATIRNLERLCGEIQGLENVRLLHKTADNFEGIPQGVFDTVVVNSVVQYFPSVDYLLQVLEGAMTAIASQGKIFVGDVRSRPQQ
- a CDS encoding Uma2 family endonuclease, translated to MVLEAPSIKAKTTITWEPLPANFILPDDPVENIQQPALAAALTDALGGSGYIQPEMLIGSNLGLVATVNKKIVVKAPDWFYVPQVHSVPEGVIRRSYTPNTDGAAVTIVMEFLSEAEGGELSIRSTPPYGKLHFYEQILQIPTYVTYDPYDSSLEVRYLQDGRYILHPVDTQGQVWIPQLELYLGIWSGERLGQTMNWLRWWDKSGNLLLWSSEQAAQERQIAEQERQIAKEERQRADREYQRAEKLAAKLRELGIEPEP